A genomic segment from Daphnia carinata strain CSIRO-1 chromosome 1, CSIRO_AGI_Dcar_HiC_V3, whole genome shotgun sequence encodes:
- the LOC130692245 gene encoding protein transport protein Sec23A-like isoform X1: MATFQEYIQQNEDRDGVRFSWNVWPSSRLEATRLVVNLACLYTPLKEKPDLPAITYDPVMCTRGNCKAILNPLCQVDYRGKLWLCNFCFQRNPFPPQYAGISEVNTPAELHPQFSTIEYTLTRSQTLPPIFLLVVDTCVDEDELMTLKESLQMSLSLLPPNALIGLITFGKMVQVHELGCDGIAKSYVFRGTKDFSAKQVQDMLGLGKGGGGGGGGGNIPSGQMGQPGMPGMPGQPGPGMPPGSGGPMGGPMGARGPGGQSVLPPSRFLQPVHKCDMYLTDLLGELQRDPWPVPQGKRPLRSTGSALSIAVGLLECTFPNTGARIMLFAGGACSQGPGMVVNDDLKQPIRSHHDIDKDNAKFMKKATKHYEALASRACANGHAIDIYACALDQTGLLEMKSCCNTTGGHLVMGDSFGSSLFKQTFQRVFAKDARNEYKMAFNALLEVKTSRELKVCGAIGPCVSMNVKGPNVSETELGIGGTSQWKFCALGTNTTPAVFFEVVNQHGAPIPQGGRGHIQFITQYQHSSGQKRVRVTTVARNWADAVTNLPNITAGFDQEAAAVLMARLAAFRADSDEGPDVLRWLDRMLIRLCQKFGGYSKDDPNSFNIAENFSLYPQFMFHLRRSQFLQVFNNSPDETTFYRHMLNREDLTQALIMVQPILYSYSFHGPPEPVLLDSSSIQPDRILLMDTFFQIVIYHGETIAQWRAAGYQNLPEYENFKQLLQAPIDDAQDILQSRFPMPRYIDTEHGGSQARFLLSKVNPSQTHNNMFTYGGSAPTHSDGGAPVLTDDVSLQVFMEHLKKLAVSSTA, translated from the exons ATGGCGACCTTTCAAGAATACATACAACAGAACGAAGACAGGGATGGCGTACGATTTTCATGGAATGTATGGCCATCAAGTAGACTGGAAGCCACAAGGCTTGTTGTCAATCTTGCGTGTTTATATACTCCGCTCAAGGAAAAACCAG ACTTGCCTGCAATTACTTATGACCCAGTTATGTGCACACGTGGAAATTGTAAAGCAATCCTAAATCCTTTATGTCAAGTTGACTACAGAGGAAAATTGTGGCTTTGCAATTTTTGCTTCCAGAGAAATCCG TTTCCACCCCAATATGCTGGAATTTCGGAAGTAAACACACCAGCAGAGTTGCACCCACAATTCTCAACAATTGAGTATACCCTTACG AGATCACAAACTTTACCACCCATCTTCCTTTTGGTGGTTGATACCTGCGTGGATGAGGATGAGCTGATGACATTGAAAGAATCCCTTCAGATGTCTTTATCCCTGTTGCCACCAAATGCTTTGATTGGGCTAATTACATTTGGCAAAATGGTTCAG GTTCATGAACTTGGGTGCGATGGAATTGCGAAATCCTACGTTTTCCGCGGCACTAAGGATTTCTCAGCTAAACAAGTACAGGACATGCTGGGTCTAGGCAAAGGTggtggcggaggaggaggtggtggcAACATTCCTTCCGGCCAAATGGGTCAGCCTGGAATGCCCGGTATGCCTGGCCAACCTGGACCCGGTATGCCTCCCGGTTCAGGTGGTCCCATGGGTGGACCAATGGGTGCCCGAGGACCTGGCGGCCAGTCCGTTCTTCCGCCGAGCCGTTTCTTGCAGCCAGTGCACAAATGCGACATGTATTTAACAGATCTTTTGGGAGAGCTGCAGCGTGACCCTTGGCCTGTTCCACAAGGCAAACGTCCTCTGCGCTCAACTGGGTCCGCGCTATCCATTGCTGTTGGCCTGCTTGAATGCACATTCCCAAATACCGGCGCCCGTATCATGCTGTTTGCTGGCGGTGCTTGTTCTCAGGGGCCCGGTATGGTCGTTAACGATGACCTGAAGCAACCCATTCGTTCCCATCACGATATCGACAAGGATAACGCAAAGTTCATGAAGAAGGCCACTAAGCATTACGAAGCATTGGCCAGTCGTGCATGCGCCAATGGCCACGCAATCGACATTTATGCTTGCGCCCTTGATCAAACTGGATTGCTGGAAATGAAATCGTGCTGTAATACAACTGGCGGCCATTTGGTGATGGGAGATTCTTTCGGCTCATCACTTTTCAAGCAAACGTTCCAGCGCGTATTTGCCAAGGATGCTCGTAACGAATATAAAATGGCCTTTAATGCTCTTTTGGAAGTGAAGACGTCTCGCGAACTCAAAGTATGCGGTGCCATTGGACCCTGTGTTTCGATGAACGTCAAAGGACCAAACGTATCCGAAACAGAACTAGGAATTGGAGGCACTTCGCAATGGAAATTTTGTGCTCTAGGAACAAATACAACACCGGCCGTGTTCTTTGAAGTCGTCAATCAG CACGGGGCACCTATTCCACAAGGAGGCCGAGGGCACATTCAATTTATCACACAGTATCAGCATTCGAGCGGCCAAAAACGTGTTCGAGTAACAACAGTCGCTCGTAATTGGGCCGATGCCGTTACGAATTTACCCAACATTACGGCCGGCTTCGACCAGGAAGCGGCTGCCGTCCTTATGGCTCGCCTTGCCGCTTTCCGCGCTGATTCTGATGAAGGACCTGATGTCCTTCGTTGGCTCGACCGCATGCTTATTCGCTTG TGTCAGAAATTCGGTGGATATTCGAAAGACGATCCGAACAGCTTTAATATTGCAGAGAACTTCTCCCTCTATCCGCAATTCATGTTCCATCTCCGAAGATCACAATTTCTTCAGGTTTTCAACAATAGCCCGGATGAAACCACATTTTACAG GCATATGCTCAATCGTGAAGATCTGACGCAGGCCCTCATCATGGTTCAGCCCATTTTGTACAGCTATAGTTTCCACGGTCCACCCGAACCGGTCCTGTTGGACTCATCGTCTATCCAGCCCGACCGCATCTTGCTGATGGATACATTTTTCCAGATTGTCATTTACCATGGCGAG ACGATCGCCCAATGGCGAGCGGCAGGCTATCAAAATTTGCCGGAATACGAAAACTTTAAGCAGTTGCTGCAAGCCCCGATCGATGACGCCCAAGATATTTTGCAATCACGGTTCCCTATGCCGCGTTACATTGACACGGAGCACGGAGGCTCACAAGCCCGCTTCCTCCTCTCCAAAGTCAATCCATCGCAAACTCACAACAACATGTTCACATACGGCGGG TCGGCGCCCACTCATTCG GATGGAGGAGCTCCGGTCTTGACTGATGACGTCAGTTTACAGGTCTTCATGGAACA
- the LOC130692245 gene encoding protein transport protein Sec23A-like isoform X2, which yields MATFQEYIQQNEDRDGVRFSWNVWPSSRLEATRLVVNLACLYTPLKEKPDLPAITYDPVMCTRGNCKAILNPLCQVDYRGKLWLCNFCFQRNPFPPQYAGISEVNTPAELHPQFSTIEYTLTRSQTLPPIFLLVVDTCVDEDELMTLKESLQMSLSLLPPNALIGLITFGKMVQVHELGCDGIAKSYVFRGTKDFSAKQVQDMLGLGKGGGGGGGGGNIPSGQMGQPGMPGMPGQPGPGMPPGSGGPMGGPMGARGPGGQSVLPPSRFLQPVHKCDMYLTDLLGELQRDPWPVPQGKRPLRSTGSALSIAVGLLECTFPNTGARIMLFAGGACSQGPGMVVNDDLKQPIRSHHDIDKDNAKFMKKATKHYEALASRACANGHAIDIYACALDQTGLLEMKSCCNTTGGHLVMGDSFGSSLFKQTFQRVFAKDARNEYKMAFNALLEVKTSRELKVCGAIGPCVSMNVKGPNVSETELGIGGTSQWKFCALGTNTTPAVFFEVVNQHGAPIPQGGRGHIQFITQYQHSSGQKRVRVTTVARNWADAVTNLPNITAGFDQEAAAVLMARLAAFRADSDEGPDVLRWLDRMLIRLCQKFGGYSKDDPNSFNIAENFSLYPQFMFHLRRSQFLQVFNNSPDETTFYRHMLNREDLTQALIMVQPILYSYSFHGPPEPVLLDSSSIQPDRILLMDTFFQIVIYHGETIAQWRAAGYQNLPEYENFKQLLQAPIDDAQDILQSRFPMPRYIDTEHGGSQARFLLSKVNPSQTHNNMFTYGGDGGAPVLTDDVSLQVFMEHLKKLAVSSTA from the exons ATGGCGACCTTTCAAGAATACATACAACAGAACGAAGACAGGGATGGCGTACGATTTTCATGGAATGTATGGCCATCAAGTAGACTGGAAGCCACAAGGCTTGTTGTCAATCTTGCGTGTTTATATACTCCGCTCAAGGAAAAACCAG ACTTGCCTGCAATTACTTATGACCCAGTTATGTGCACACGTGGAAATTGTAAAGCAATCCTAAATCCTTTATGTCAAGTTGACTACAGAGGAAAATTGTGGCTTTGCAATTTTTGCTTCCAGAGAAATCCG TTTCCACCCCAATATGCTGGAATTTCGGAAGTAAACACACCAGCAGAGTTGCACCCACAATTCTCAACAATTGAGTATACCCTTACG AGATCACAAACTTTACCACCCATCTTCCTTTTGGTGGTTGATACCTGCGTGGATGAGGATGAGCTGATGACATTGAAAGAATCCCTTCAGATGTCTTTATCCCTGTTGCCACCAAATGCTTTGATTGGGCTAATTACATTTGGCAAAATGGTTCAG GTTCATGAACTTGGGTGCGATGGAATTGCGAAATCCTACGTTTTCCGCGGCACTAAGGATTTCTCAGCTAAACAAGTACAGGACATGCTGGGTCTAGGCAAAGGTggtggcggaggaggaggtggtggcAACATTCCTTCCGGCCAAATGGGTCAGCCTGGAATGCCCGGTATGCCTGGCCAACCTGGACCCGGTATGCCTCCCGGTTCAGGTGGTCCCATGGGTGGACCAATGGGTGCCCGAGGACCTGGCGGCCAGTCCGTTCTTCCGCCGAGCCGTTTCTTGCAGCCAGTGCACAAATGCGACATGTATTTAACAGATCTTTTGGGAGAGCTGCAGCGTGACCCTTGGCCTGTTCCACAAGGCAAACGTCCTCTGCGCTCAACTGGGTCCGCGCTATCCATTGCTGTTGGCCTGCTTGAATGCACATTCCCAAATACCGGCGCCCGTATCATGCTGTTTGCTGGCGGTGCTTGTTCTCAGGGGCCCGGTATGGTCGTTAACGATGACCTGAAGCAACCCATTCGTTCCCATCACGATATCGACAAGGATAACGCAAAGTTCATGAAGAAGGCCACTAAGCATTACGAAGCATTGGCCAGTCGTGCATGCGCCAATGGCCACGCAATCGACATTTATGCTTGCGCCCTTGATCAAACTGGATTGCTGGAAATGAAATCGTGCTGTAATACAACTGGCGGCCATTTGGTGATGGGAGATTCTTTCGGCTCATCACTTTTCAAGCAAACGTTCCAGCGCGTATTTGCCAAGGATGCTCGTAACGAATATAAAATGGCCTTTAATGCTCTTTTGGAAGTGAAGACGTCTCGCGAACTCAAAGTATGCGGTGCCATTGGACCCTGTGTTTCGATGAACGTCAAAGGACCAAACGTATCCGAAACAGAACTAGGAATTGGAGGCACTTCGCAATGGAAATTTTGTGCTCTAGGAACAAATACAACACCGGCCGTGTTCTTTGAAGTCGTCAATCAG CACGGGGCACCTATTCCACAAGGAGGCCGAGGGCACATTCAATTTATCACACAGTATCAGCATTCGAGCGGCCAAAAACGTGTTCGAGTAACAACAGTCGCTCGTAATTGGGCCGATGCCGTTACGAATTTACCCAACATTACGGCCGGCTTCGACCAGGAAGCGGCTGCCGTCCTTATGGCTCGCCTTGCCGCTTTCCGCGCTGATTCTGATGAAGGACCTGATGTCCTTCGTTGGCTCGACCGCATGCTTATTCGCTTG TGTCAGAAATTCGGTGGATATTCGAAAGACGATCCGAACAGCTTTAATATTGCAGAGAACTTCTCCCTCTATCCGCAATTCATGTTCCATCTCCGAAGATCACAATTTCTTCAGGTTTTCAACAATAGCCCGGATGAAACCACATTTTACAG GCATATGCTCAATCGTGAAGATCTGACGCAGGCCCTCATCATGGTTCAGCCCATTTTGTACAGCTATAGTTTCCACGGTCCACCCGAACCGGTCCTGTTGGACTCATCGTCTATCCAGCCCGACCGCATCTTGCTGATGGATACATTTTTCCAGATTGTCATTTACCATGGCGAG ACGATCGCCCAATGGCGAGCGGCAGGCTATCAAAATTTGCCGGAATACGAAAACTTTAAGCAGTTGCTGCAAGCCCCGATCGATGACGCCCAAGATATTTTGCAATCACGGTTCCCTATGCCGCGTTACATTGACACGGAGCACGGAGGCTCACAAGCCCGCTTCCTCCTCTCCAAAGTCAATCCATCGCAAACTCACAACAACATGTTCACATACGGCGGG GATGGAGGAGCTCCGGTCTTGACTGATGACGTCAGTTTACAGGTCTTCATGGAACA
- the LOC130692178 gene encoding uncharacterized protein LOC130692178 encodes MDFFVLLLATCCIIFQGNAQYQPYSYNNYQYPNYPMAAMPIHHLVPQNRFFWTWTSTTTSTSISTCTVFTSVNCPGRRKRFLIEDLDPIEPSPLNKVETTQIATELFDRKAREIDFETAFSADSSTYEVQSTLGNPNFFYGYNPFFREPVNNLAMGPRFFLKVTTSTVTTVSIYTSRPVCYSGGGYDQC; translated from the exons AtggatttctttgttttgttattagCCACTTGTTGTATAATATTTCAAGGAAATGCTCAATACCAGCCGTATAGTTACAACAACTATCAATATCCTAACTATCCGATGGCTGCTATGCCAATCCACCACTTGGTTCCGCAGAACCGCTTCTTCTGGACATGGACATCAACGACGACATCAACTTCAATCTCTACCTGCACTGTTTTTACTAGTGTGAACTGCCCTGGTCGCCGTAAAAGGTTCCTAATCGAAGATTTAGACCCAATCGAACCCTCTCCACTTAACAA GGTAGAGACCACCCAGATTGCAACGGAGCTCTTCGACAGGAAGGCACgtgaaattgattttgaaacggCATTTTCGGCAGACTCATCGACCTACGAAGTTCAATCCACCTTGGGCAATCCTAATTTCTTCTATGGCTACAATCCCTTTTTTCGCGAACCGGTCAACAACCTAGCGATGGGTCCCCGTTTCTTCTTAAAGGTCACTACTTCTACGGTCACCACGGTCAGCATTTACACTTCGAGGCCAGTTTGCTACTCGGGAGGTGGCTACGATCAATgttaa
- the LOC130692265 gene encoding arginine kinase-like yields MVDAAVHEKLEAGFQKLQDATDCKSLLKKFLTRDVFDKLKDVKTSFGSTLLDVVQSGVENLDSGVGVYAPDAESYSAFADLFDPIICDYHTGFKPGDKHPPRDFGDIETLGNLDPEGAFIVSTRVRCGRSLAGYAFNPCLTEANYKEMEEKVVASLSCLEGELKGTYYPLTGMTKEVQQQLIDDHFLFKEGDRFLQAANACRYWPTGRGIYHNVDKTFLIWCNEEDHLRIISMQKGGDLKAVYARLVNAVNDIEKRIPFSHHDRFGFLTFCPTNLGTTIRASVHIQLPKLAADRTKLEETAGKYNLQVRGTAGEHTEAEGGIYDISNKRRMGLTEYQAVKEMYDGLQELIRLEKEAS; encoded by the exons ATGGTTGACGCCGCTGTTCACGAGAAATTGGAAGCTGGCTTCCAGAAGTTGCAGGATGCCACTGACTGCAAGTCTCTGTTGAAGAAGTTCTTGACTCGTGACGTCTTCGACAAGCTGAAGGATGTCAAGACCTCCTTCGGATCCACTCTTCTTGATGTCGTCCAGTCTG GTGTTGAGAACTTGGACTCTGGAGTCGGTGTCTACGCTCCCGATGCCGAGTCTTACAGCGCTTTCGCTGACCTTTTCGACCCCATCATCTGCGACTACCACACTGGATTCAAGCCCGGAGATAAGCACCCTCCTCGTGACTTTGGTGACATCGAGACTTTGGGCAACTTGGACCCCGAG GGCGCCTTCATCGTCTCCACCCGCGTCCGTTGCGGCCGCTCCTTGGCCGGCTATGCCTTCAACCCTTGCTTGACTGAGGCCAACTACAAGGAGATGGAAGAGAAAGTCGTTGCCAGCTTGTCCTGCTTGGAAGGTGAACTCAAGGGAACTTACTACCCCTTGACTGGTATGACTAAGGAAGTCCAGCAGCAGCTCATCGATGATCACTTCCTCTTCAAGGAAGGCGATCGCTTCCTCCAG GCTGCCAACGCTTGCCGATACTGGCCCACTGGCCGTGGTATCTACCACAACGTCGACAAGACTTTCTTGATCTGGTGCAACGAAGAGGATCACTTGCGCATCATCTCCATGCAGAAGGGTGGTGACTTGAAGGCCGTCTATGCCCGTTTGGTCAACGCTGTCAACGACATTGAGAAGAGGATTCCCTTCTCCCACCACGACCGCTTCGGCTTCTTGACTTTCTGCCCCACCAACTTGGGCACCACCATCCGTGCTTCCGTCCACATCCAGCTGCCCAAATTGGCTGCCGACCGCACTAAGCTCGAGGAGACCGCCGGAAAGTACAACCTCCAG gTCCGCGGAACTGCTGGTGAGCACACTGAGGCCGAGGGTGGTATCTACGATATCTCCAACAAGCGCCGTATGGGCTTGACCGAATACCAGGCCGTCAAGGAGATGTACGATGGTCTCCAGGAGTTGATCCGTCTGGAGAAGGAGGCTTCTTAA
- the LOC130692179 gene encoding uncharacterized protein LOC130692179, translating to MLSPAVSVAVVIRLKADEQQRAVRSSTDSRRVQFRGIKMELTTFSFLFLLTITGVCGRQYPLQWPQSSIEQHRRSALAPVTPYNEKMDASEWLESLLGSLLTAEPAGNGEQRPQTSAQRIFQREARPSVSFVQDSPSGKRRFSLASIRVNPNSVKRQHIFAVPDMTLLQLENPTRLPTRVEALRPTVRPPLPQRQRDNEWQPVNHYRQEPYVQALREQQYDYTGELSFENPAEESSSPPERHFGVDVYVNRYSKA from the exons atgCTTTCTCCAGCTGTATCGGTGGCAGTAGTTATTCGACTGAAGGCGGACGAGCAACAACGTGCAGTGCGCTCTTCAACAGACAGCCGCAGGGTCCAATTCCGAGGAATAAAGATGGAACTAACTACCTTCTCCTTTCTCTTCCTGCTCACCATTACAG GCGTTTGTGGAAGACAATATCCACTACAGTGGCCACAATCCAGCATCGAACAACATAGAAGAAGCGCCCTTGCGCCAGTAACTCCGTACAATGAGAAAATGGACGCTAGCGAATGGCTGGAATCATTGCTGGGCAGTTTGCTGACTGCCGAACCGGCTGGCAATGGTGAACAACGACCGCAGACAAGTGCGCAGCGTATTTTTCAACGAGAAGCTCGTCCAAGTGTTTCGTTCGTTCAAGACAGTCCGTCTGGCAAGCGAAGATTTTCGTTGGCCAGCATTCGAGTCAATCCAAACAGCGTAAAGAGGCAGCATATTTTTGCTGTTCCAGACATGACGTTGCTCCAACTGGAAAATCCAACGCGATTGCCGACACGCGTCGAAGCTCTTCGTCCCACTGTCAGACCTCCTTTGCCACAACGTCAAAGAGACAATGAATGGCAGCCGGTTAATCATTACAGACAGGAACCTTACGTTCAAGCATTGCGAGAACAACAATATGATTACACAGGCGAGTTATCTTTTGAAAATCCAGCAGAAGAAAGCTCTTCTCCGCCGGAACGTCATTTTGGCGTCGATGTTTACGTCAATCGATATTCAAAAgcttaa
- the LOC130692180 gene encoding uncharacterized protein LOC130692180, with the protein MRFHSVFIIYCLLVIIEVVHQVTADESDRWNFKRPFQAISDMVLRYRHAFSSKMSSKRKNFVNLSESHPAQTPWLSGLASASSDCKTAHVDKFYRVSYPLNQAVRNYSPHNDEWRPKVHQQFRSVWSSADEENKDTLDGNQFWPGDKTTGYKGLKSDKDSYLMALEHFRLRCEMLMDPYDCIYSSHLNRLKYKY; encoded by the exons ATGAGATTTCACAGCGTTTTCATTATCTATTGTTTGCTTGTGATCATCGAAG TTGTGCATCAAGTGACAGCCGATGAGAGTGACCGATGGAATTTTAAACGACCTTTTCAAGCAATTTCCGATATGGTTTTGCGATACCGACACGCTTTCTCCTCGAAAATGTCATCCAAGCGCAAGAACTTTGTCAATTTAAGTGAAAGTCATCCAGCTCAAACGCCGTGGCTATCCGGATTGGCATCGGCTTCATCGGATTGTAAAACAGCACACGTTGATAAATTCTACAGAGTCTCTTACCCATTAAATCAAGCCGTCCGAAACTATTCACCGCACAATGACGAATGGCGGCCAAAAGTTCATCAGCAATTTCGTTCGGTGTGGAGCTCAgctgacgaagaaaacaaggaTACCTTGGATGGCAATCAATTCTGGCCAGGGGATAAAACAACGGGTTACAAGGGATTGAAATCCGACAAGGATTCGTACTTGATGGCGCTAGAACATTTTAGATTGCGCTGTGAAATGTTAATGGACCCTTACGACTGTATCTACTCCAGCCATTTAAATCGATTGAAATACAAGTATTAA
- the LOC130692181 gene encoding uncharacterized protein LOC130692181 — MDVRIVFIVLVFFSIQVCTISAKWRERWNVKSSFPASMATQLIQRISSTQKPSKRISSSQQHNPSQINFLSGSRSQPSLDIGMPGVSINRLVDTSRYQSSTRNRLSDTHGNENTEPEAIPPVKPVHSRHSSHVLRAKPHPWFPTLTANALEDDSYVRALELSRLPCQKLEDPTDCYDFSRLFPSNQQLGLEYDAHSAGEGLKNSPTSSALDFSLFHLLQIKEDVRLQSPYLFFSPNNIEFTVQYIRPSASIS, encoded by the exons ATGGATGTTCgcattgttttcattgttttggtttttttctcaattcaAG TGTGCACTATTTCAGCTAAATGGAGAGAACGATGGAATGTCAAGAGTTCCTTTCCAGCATCCATGGCCACTCAGCTAATCCAGCGGATTTCTTCGACCCAAAAGCCCTCGAAGCGTATTAGCTCCAGTCAACAACACAATCCAAgtcaaatcaattttttatctGGATCACGTTCCCAGCCAAGTCTTGATATCGGAATGCCTGGCGTGTCAATTAACCGTCTCGTTGATACGTCACGATATCAGAGTAGCACGAGAAATAGACTCAGCGACACTCACGGTAATGAAAACACAGAACCCGAAGCAATCCCGCCTGTGAAGCCGGTCCACTCTAGACATTCTTCTCACGTGCTGAGAGCTAAACCTCATCCGTGGTTTCCGACATTAACTGCGAATGCGCTGGAAGATGATTCCTATGTAAGAGCATTAGAATTGTCAAGGCTTCCGTGTCAAAAATTGGAGGATCCCACCGATTGTTACGATTTCAGCCGTTTGTTTCCTAGCAACCAACAACTCGGCTTGGAATATGATGCTCATTCTGCTGGTGAAGGTTTGAAAAATAGTCCTACGTCGAGTGCTTTagatttctctctctttcacctACTTCAAATCAAAGAAGATGTCCGCTTGCAAAGTCcatatttgttcttttcgccAAATAATATTGAATTTACTGTTCAATATATAAGACCGAGTGCATCCATATCATGA
- the LOC132087958 gene encoding uncharacterized protein LOC132087958 has product MKISGATTSFLVVFGVLQMSCTSSSLSIKQLWRNRRIDIRFFPTMLKQLFPRRLPGLWLTRIKQRNAVSLNEHVDPGQVWLTGSVPARRTSLMNLKEENEPYNWGQGVKVYMEADIRPSIMNYLDDSATKVPESNHLHETTYSETDWLRKLPCRNFEDPYECYNSNQFYHPVGLDMGESNVPFQNNVVGYYDNSPFSSASEKTRTFDISIDLRKNRKGAWSV; this is encoded by the exons ATGAAAATTTCCGGTGCCACAACTAGTTTCTTGGTCGTTTTCGGAG TTTTGCAAATGTCATGTACTTCCAGCTCGCTATCCATTAAACAACTATGGAGAAACAGGCGGATCGACATAAGGTTTTTCCCAACCATGCTGAAGCAGCTATTCCCTCGAAGATTGCCTGGTTTATGGCTGACAAGGATAAAACAGAGAAATGCAGTCAGCTTAAATGAACATGTCGATCCAGGTCAAGTCTGGTTAACTGGATCGGTTCCAGCACGTCGAACAA GTCTAAtgaatttaaaagaagaaaacgagcccTACAATTGGGGACAGGGGGTCAAGGTGTACATGGAGGCAGATATACGTCCTTCTATTATGAATTACTTGGATGATTCAGCGACAAAAGTACCGGAATCAAATCATCTTCATGAAACGACGTATTCTGAAACAGATTGGTTACGAAAACTTCCGTGTCGGAATTTCGAAGACCCGTACGAGTGCTATAATTCTAACCAGTTCTATCATCCTGTAGGATTGGATATGGGTGAAAGTAACGTGCCTTTTCAGAACAACGTCGTTGGGTACTATGACAATTCACCGTTTTCCTCTGCTTCCGAGAAAACGAGAACTTTCGACATTTCTATCGACTTGAGAAAGAATAGGAAAGGTGCATGGAGTGTGTAA
- the LOC130692271 gene encoding uncharacterized protein LOC130692271 codes for MKCSRIMVFLLLLALGVLQLEGSPIANGRGHGRWKRSLEAIARKLIRRAASPATLSKYNLKFINLNEELKGKEKQPTYPAASTSKPTSRPAAKEGVHDKKKKKAGLINKDVHGIWGPGINVEVQKDAPSSLLSFVLKMMKIPRTKSGKTSKKIVKSLPPSPLSVPPIPPVAIPKEPEVDSYLVALKESRIPCQSLEDPTDCDDFTLLFKPSWYPQASNLIPPETTPFPPHSTTNIRHLWPILLTLRN; via the exons ATGAAGTGTTCCAGGATTATggtctttttgcttttgctggcACTTGGAG TGTTGCAACTGGAAGGAAGCCCAATTGCGAATGGCAGAGGACACGGTAGATGGAAACGATCTTTGGAGGCAATAGCAAGAAAATTGATTCGACGAGCTGCTTCTCCAGCGACGTTATCAAAATACAATCTGAAGTTTATCAATCTAAATGAGGAGTTGAAAGGCAAGGAAAAACAGCCGACTTATCCTGCAGCATCGACTTCTAAGCCAACTTCGCGTCCAGCTGCCAAAGAAGGTGTGCacgataaaaagaagaaaaaggcaggATTAATCAACAAAGATGTGCATGGAATATGGGGCCCAGGAATCAACGTAGAGGTTCAAAAAGATGCTCCGAGTTCTCTTCTAAGTTTTGTTCTtaaaatgatgaagatccCGCGGACGAAATCAGGCAAGACCTCCAAGAAAATTGTGAAATCGCTACCTCCTTCGCCATTGTCCGTCCCACCGATTCCGCCCGTGGCCATCCCGAAGGAACCCGAAGTGGATTCGTATTTGGTGGCGCTGAAAGAATCGAGAATTCCCTGTCAGTCTTTGGAAGATCCCACCGACTGTGACGACTTTACGTTGTTGTTTAAGCCGTCTTGGTACCCGCAGGCTTCGAACTTGATCCCACCGGAAACCACGCCCTTTCCTCCACATTCTACAACGAATATTCGTCATCTTTGGCCAATTTTATTGACCCTTCGCAATTGA